One Microbacterium marinum genomic window carries:
- a CDS encoding P-loop NTPase: MTDVDDVRRAVAAVTDPELRRPIGDLDMVRGITVDGGAATVEIALTIVGCPAADRIERDVRGAAASVPGIDHVTVSVGVMTPSERAALVERIRGPRQMPFTADSLTRVIAVTSGKGGVGKSTLTANLAVSLAGRGLAVGLIDADVHGFSIPGLLGLVDADGRPPQPTRIDELMLPPVAFGVKTISIGMFLPPDAPPAVAWRGPMLHRTVQQFLTDVHFGDLDVLLIDMPPGTGDVAISVGQLLPHADVLVVTTPQEAAADVAVRSGLVARQTGQRVVGVVENMAPLTLPDGTVLDLFGSGGGEAVARMLSDGDTDVPLLGSVPLSPALRAGGDAGTPVVVGAPTDAAAVAIDAVGAALMGQRRSLAGRSLPVRPS; the protein is encoded by the coding sequence GTGACCGACGTCGACGACGTCCGCCGGGCGGTCGCGGCTGTCACCGATCCGGAGCTGCGCCGCCCCATCGGCGACCTCGACATGGTCCGCGGGATCACCGTCGACGGAGGCGCCGCGACGGTCGAGATCGCCCTGACGATCGTCGGGTGTCCCGCCGCGGATCGGATCGAACGCGATGTGCGGGGCGCGGCGGCATCCGTCCCGGGCATCGATCACGTCACCGTCTCGGTCGGGGTCATGACGCCGTCGGAGCGGGCGGCCCTCGTCGAACGGATCCGCGGACCCCGGCAGATGCCGTTCACCGCGGACTCGCTGACCCGCGTGATCGCGGTGACGAGCGGGAAGGGCGGCGTCGGGAAATCGACCCTGACCGCCAACCTCGCCGTGAGTCTCGCGGGCCGAGGCCTCGCCGTGGGCCTCATCGACGCAGATGTGCACGGGTTCTCTATCCCGGGCCTGCTCGGCCTCGTCGACGCCGACGGCAGACCGCCGCAGCCCACCCGGATCGACGAGCTGATGCTTCCGCCAGTGGCCTTCGGGGTGAAGACCATCTCCATCGGGATGTTCCTCCCCCCGGATGCCCCTCCGGCGGTGGCGTGGCGCGGACCGATGCTGCACCGCACCGTGCAGCAGTTCCTCACCGACGTCCACTTCGGAGATCTGGATGTGCTCCTCATCGACATGCCGCCCGGCACCGGCGACGTCGCGATCTCGGTCGGCCAGCTGCTCCCGCACGCCGACGTCCTCGTGGTGACGACGCCGCAGGAGGCCGCCGCCGACGTCGCGGTGCGGAGCGGTCTCGTCGCGAGGCAGACGGGCCAGCGCGTGGTCGGCGTTGTGGAGAACATGGCGCCGCTGACCCTCCCCGACGGGACGGTCCTCGATCTGTTCGGCAGCGGCGGCGGCGAGGCGGTCGCGCGCATGCTCTCCGACGGCGACACCGACGTGCCCCTGCTCGGCTCCGTCCCGCTCAGCCCGGCGCTCCGTGCCGGCGGCGACGCCGGCACGCCGGTCGTCGTGGGCGCTCCCACGGATGCCGCGGCGGTCGCCATCGATGCGGTGGGTGCCGCGCTCATGGGTCAGCGCCGCTCGCTCGCCGGCAGGTCCCTTCCCGTGCGACCGAGCTGA
- a CDS encoding DUF1003 domain-containing protein — MARAPKSGFEAPRGRRTGVLVRTPQPSRDRFGRFTEWIARAMGTPAFLLILTLFCVAWIVWNTVAPGSLRFDDAALGFTALTLMLSLQASYAAPLILLAQNRQDDRDRVQIEQDRQRAERNLADTEYLAREVVALRMALTDMQSETVTRDVLRQELRALLKEWDERDPTSSDERP; from the coding sequence ATGGCGCGCGCCCCGAAGTCGGGGTTCGAGGCGCCGCGCGGCCGTCGCACCGGCGTGCTCGTGCGTACGCCGCAGCCGTCCCGCGACCGGTTCGGCCGCTTCACGGAGTGGATCGCCCGCGCCATGGGCACCCCGGCGTTCTTGCTCATCCTCACGCTGTTCTGCGTGGCCTGGATCGTCTGGAACACCGTCGCGCCCGGCAGCCTCCGCTTCGACGACGCGGCGCTCGGGTTCACGGCCCTGACACTCATGCTCTCCCTGCAGGCGTCGTACGCCGCGCCGCTGATCCTGCTTGCGCAGAACCGGCAGGACGACCGCGACCGCGTGCAGATCGAACAGGACCGCCAGCGGGCGGAGCGCAACCTCGCCGACACCGAGTACCTCGCCCGCGAGGTCGTGGCGCTGCGCATGGCGCTGACCGACATGCAGAGCGAGACGGTCACCCGCGACGTGCTGCGACAGGAGCTGCGCGCGCTCCTGAAGGAGTGGGACGAGCGCGACCCGACGTCGTCGGACGAACGGCCGTGA
- a CDS encoding magnesium transporter MgtE N-terminal domain-containing protein, with the protein MSTQRVFVARLTGCAVFDPAGDRLGRVRDVVVIYRKDDPPRVVGLVVEIPGRRNVFLSIGRVTSIASGQVITTGLINVRRFEQRGGEVRVMTELIGRSVHLNDGSGSAVIEDVAIERDRLGDWQVGQLFLRKPKTSASPFAKGPTTFAQWSDVRDQQVAGQTQSAELLVASYSELKAADLANTLLDLPEERLLEVAEELPDERLADALEEMPEDEQVHILEALGDERAADILDAMEPDDAADVLGALSDVRAEQLLDLMEPEEAEDVRALLEHGPDTAGGLMTSEPIVLSADATVAEALALIRRHELHPALAAAVFVTLPPYETPTGRLLGVVHFQRMLRYPPHERLGAIIDDSVEPVHVSATAAEVARMLASYNLVSLPVVDRAHHLVGTVTVDDVLDYLLPDDWRSHDADDDASTQRAVRR; encoded by the coding sequence GTGAGCACGCAGCGGGTCTTCGTCGCACGCCTGACGGGGTGCGCAGTCTTCGACCCCGCGGGCGACCGGCTCGGCCGCGTCCGCGACGTCGTCGTCATCTATCGGAAGGACGATCCGCCCCGCGTCGTCGGGCTCGTCGTCGAGATCCCCGGCCGCCGCAACGTCTTCCTCTCGATCGGCCGGGTCACCTCTATCGCGAGCGGTCAGGTCATCACGACGGGCTTGATCAACGTGCGTCGGTTCGAGCAGCGCGGCGGCGAGGTGCGTGTCATGACCGAGCTGATCGGGCGGAGCGTTCACCTGAACGACGGCTCGGGCTCTGCCGTGATCGAGGACGTCGCGATCGAACGCGATCGCCTCGGCGACTGGCAGGTCGGGCAGCTCTTCCTTCGCAAGCCCAAGACGAGCGCCTCGCCCTTCGCGAAGGGCCCGACGACCTTTGCGCAGTGGAGCGATGTGCGTGACCAGCAGGTCGCCGGGCAGACCCAGTCCGCCGAGCTCCTCGTCGCGTCGTACTCGGAGTTGAAGGCCGCCGATCTCGCGAACACGCTGCTCGACCTGCCCGAAGAGCGACTTCTGGAGGTCGCCGAAGAACTGCCCGACGAGCGCCTCGCCGACGCCCTCGAAGAGATGCCCGAGGACGAGCAGGTCCACATCCTCGAAGCGCTGGGCGACGAGCGGGCTGCCGACATCCTCGACGCGATGGAGCCCGACGACGCCGCAGATGTGCTCGGCGCGCTCTCCGACGTCCGCGCCGAGCAGCTGCTCGATCTCATGGAGCCCGAAGAGGCGGAGGACGTCCGCGCCCTGCTCGAGCACGGTCCCGACACCGCGGGCGGTCTCATGACGAGCGAGCCGATCGTCCTGTCGGCGGATGCCACCGTCGCCGAAGCACTGGCACTGATCCGCCGCCACGAGCTGCACCCGGCGCTGGCCGCGGCCGTCTTCGTGACCCTCCCGCCGTACGAGACGCCGACGGGCCGACTCCTCGGTGTCGTCCATTTCCAGCGCATGCTCCGGTACCCGCCGCACGAGCGACTGGGGGCCATCATCGACGACTCGGTGGAGCCCGTCCACGTCTCCGCCACCGCGGCGGAGGTGGCGAGGATGCTCGCCAGCTACAACCTCGTCTCCCTTCCGGTCGTCGACCGCGCTCACCACCTCGTCGGAACGGTCACCGTCGACGACGTGCTCGACTATCTGCTCCCCGACGACTGGCGCTCTCACGACGCCGATGACGACGCATCGACGCAGCGGGCGGTGCGTCGATGA
- a CDS encoding general stress protein: protein MSMLGGAPKEHGATVAEYTSYEAAQKSVSTLISSDVPAQDIAIVGRGLRSVERVTGRLGYATAARSGAINGVLLGLLFAAIFVLGSPGAALQLFVGVMLVGIALGMLMSIISYSIIRRRRDYTSVTQVIADHYDVTVLPRSFSRAKDLLGPAAAPRTPAPVDLGTPPRYGERVDPGSAAAPGERVDPAPPPVPEQPRPAPGPEEPPRYGERIAPTPASDPVPPAEEKVDPAPEPPAEPPATAPSR, encoded by the coding sequence ATGAGCATGCTGGGTGGGGCCCCGAAGGAGCACGGCGCGACGGTCGCCGAATACACGTCGTACGAGGCCGCGCAGAAGTCGGTGTCGACCCTGATCTCCTCCGACGTCCCGGCGCAGGACATCGCGATCGTCGGCCGCGGGCTGCGGTCCGTGGAGCGCGTCACGGGCCGCCTCGGATACGCAACTGCCGCGCGCTCGGGGGCGATCAACGGCGTGCTCCTCGGATTGCTGTTCGCCGCGATCTTCGTGCTCGGGAGCCCGGGCGCGGCGCTGCAGCTCTTCGTCGGGGTGATGCTCGTGGGCATCGCCCTCGGCATGCTGATGAGCATCATCAGCTATTCGATCATCCGGCGTCGGCGGGATTACACCTCCGTGACCCAGGTGATCGCCGACCACTACGACGTGACCGTCCTCCCGCGCAGCTTCTCGCGCGCGAAAGACCTCCTCGGCCCCGCGGCGGCGCCGCGTACGCCCGCGCCGGTCGATCTCGGCACTCCACCGCGCTACGGCGAGCGGGTCGACCCTGGCTCCGCCGCCGCCCCGGGGGAGCGCGTCGACCCCGCCCCGCCGCCTGTCCCCGAGCAGCCGCGCCCGGCGCCGGGGCCGGAAGAGCCGCCCCGTTACGGTGAGCGGATCGCGCCGACCCCGGCATCCGATCCCGTCCCGCCGGCGGAGGAGAAGGTCGACCCCGCCCCGGAGCCCCCGGCCGAGCCGCCTGCGACGGCCCCGTCGCGGTGA
- a CDS encoding alpha/beta family hydrolase produces MITVALPAGPVEIDDRVDDADDAWAVVALAHGAGAGMDHPFLSGAAAAFAGAGVTTVRFTFPYLQAGRRMPGPAAHAIETWAAVADRVSELAAGLPWVAAGKSYGGRMASMAAAEGRIDPAALVYLGYPLHPPGRPEKARTVHLPAISAPQLFLAGTADPFLQPLSDLEAAVDACQDAEIVWTEGGGHSFEVKGARRTPEEVGADVARSALLWLRTRVQRPAA; encoded by the coding sequence GTGATCACGGTCGCCCTGCCCGCGGGGCCCGTCGAGATCGACGACCGGGTCGACGACGCCGACGATGCCTGGGCCGTCGTGGCTCTCGCCCACGGAGCTGGCGCCGGAATGGACCACCCGTTCCTCTCCGGCGCCGCCGCGGCCTTCGCCGGCGCCGGAGTGACGACGGTGCGCTTCACCTTCCCGTATCTGCAGGCGGGGCGTCGGATGCCGGGACCGGCGGCGCACGCGATCGAGACGTGGGCGGCAGTCGCCGACCGCGTGTCGGAGCTCGCCGCGGGCCTGCCGTGGGTGGCGGCAGGCAAGTCCTACGGCGGTCGGATGGCGTCGATGGCGGCGGCCGAGGGTCGTATCGATCCGGCCGCGCTCGTGTACCTCGGGTACCCGCTGCATCCACCGGGGCGACCCGAGAAGGCGCGGACGGTGCACCTGCCCGCTATCAGCGCCCCGCAGCTGTTCCTGGCCGGGACCGCCGATCCGTTCCTCCAGCCGCTGTCCGATCTCGAGGCCGCCGTCGACGCGTGCCAGGATGCCGAGATCGTGTGGACCGAGGGTGGGGGTCACTCGTTCGAGGTGAAGGGTGCCCGACGCACTCCCGAAGAGGTGGGCGCGGACGTCGCACGGTCCGCGCTGCTGTGGCTGCGGACGCGGGTTCAGCGACCCGCGGCGTAA
- a CDS encoding gamma-glutamyltransferase family protein, whose product MSFTPPPPFTTRPQLRGTFGMVAATHTTAAAVAQAVLERGGNAFDAVCAGGFTLHIAEPHLNGPGGDLVGLFQVAGADEPTVLMGQGPAPAAATIDHFRAEGLDLVPGAGALAAAIPGAVDAWLILLRDHGTWELSDVLSYAIGYARDGHPLLPQAAATIDRVADLFRENWPTSADLWLVDGAAPAAGALHRNPAYAAVLERLVAAGDGAASRAERIQAARREWSTGFVARAASAFAAVPHRHSTGGDHAGVIDEADFSGFEAGYERPLRARFRGRTVFKAGGWTQGPALLAALRILDPLEDALLDPATPAGAHTIIETLKLVLADRDAHFGDGAQVEWLLTDSATDARRRELGDAASAQWRPATAPDGSAWQPPLRRPDGTVVPGTGEPTVAKSGETRGDTCQIDVVDRWGNIVAVTPSGGWLQSSPTIPELGFCLGTRLQVSWLDPASPSALAPGRRPRTTLSPTLIHDGDTTIALGTPGGDQQDQWQLPVIVRMLAGGYSAQEAIDAPTLHTTAMVDSFWPRSWTPAGAVVEDRIGADVVDELRSRGHDVVLAGEWALGRLCAVGRDRATGAVWAAANPRGMQSYAAGR is encoded by the coding sequence GTGAGTTTCACCCCACCGCCGCCGTTCACGACCCGCCCGCAGCTTCGGGGCACCTTCGGGATGGTCGCCGCCACGCACACCACGGCGGCGGCCGTCGCACAGGCCGTGCTCGAGCGCGGCGGGAACGCCTTCGACGCCGTGTGCGCGGGCGGATTCACCCTCCACATCGCCGAACCGCACCTGAACGGCCCCGGCGGCGACCTCGTCGGCCTCTTCCAGGTCGCCGGCGCCGACGAACCCACCGTGCTCATGGGCCAGGGTCCTGCGCCCGCAGCGGCGACGATCGACCACTTCCGCGCAGAGGGGCTCGACCTCGTCCCCGGCGCCGGGGCCCTCGCCGCCGCGATACCGGGTGCCGTCGACGCGTGGCTGATCCTGCTGCGCGACCACGGTACCTGGGAGCTCTCTGACGTCCTCTCCTACGCCATCGGCTACGCGCGCGACGGCCACCCACTCCTCCCCCAGGCCGCGGCGACGATCGATCGCGTCGCCGACCTCTTCCGCGAGAACTGGCCCACCTCCGCGGACCTCTGGCTCGTCGATGGGGCCGCACCCGCCGCCGGAGCGCTCCACCGCAACCCCGCCTACGCCGCGGTCCTCGAACGACTCGTGGCCGCGGGCGACGGCGCGGCATCCCGAGCCGAACGCATTCAGGCCGCGAGGCGCGAGTGGAGCACCGGCTTCGTCGCGCGCGCGGCGTCGGCCTTCGCCGCGGTGCCCCACCGTCATTCCACCGGCGGCGACCACGCAGGCGTCATCGACGAGGCGGACTTCTCGGGGTTCGAGGCCGGGTATGAGCGTCCCCTCCGTGCGCGCTTCCGGGGCCGCACCGTCTTCAAAGCGGGCGGATGGACCCAGGGACCGGCGCTCCTCGCGGCGCTGCGCATCCTGGATCCGCTCGAGGACGCGCTGCTCGACCCCGCCACGCCCGCCGGCGCGCACACGATCATCGAGACTCTCAAACTCGTGCTCGCCGACCGCGACGCGCACTTCGGCGACGGGGCGCAGGTCGAGTGGCTCCTCACCGATTCCGCGACGGATGCCCGCCGGCGCGAGCTCGGCGATGCGGCATCCGCGCAGTGGCGGCCGGCGACAGCACCCGACGGATCCGCCTGGCAGCCCCCGCTGCGGCGCCCCGACGGCACGGTCGTCCCGGGCACGGGCGAGCCGACGGTCGCGAAGAGCGGCGAGACACGAGGAGACACCTGCCAGATCGACGTCGTCGATCGGTGGGGAAACATCGTGGCCGTCACGCCGTCGGGCGGGTGGCTCCAATCCTCCCCGACGATCCCCGAGCTCGGCTTCTGCCTCGGCACCCGGCTGCAGGTGTCCTGGCTCGATCCCGCTTCGCCCAGCGCACTCGCGCCGGGACGGCGCCCGCGCACGACGCTTTCCCCCACCCTCATCCACGACGGCGACACCACGATCGCCCTCGGCACCCCCGGTGGCGATCAGCAGGACCAGTGGCAGCTGCCGGTGATCGTCCGCATGCTCGCGGGTGGCTACTCCGCGCAGGAGGCCATCGATGCGCCGACACTGCACACGACCGCGATGGTGGACTCGTTCTGGCCCCGCAGCTGGACGCCGGCCGGCGCCGTCGTGGAGGACCGGATCGGCGCCGACGTCGTCGACGAGCTGCGCTCGCGCGGTCACGACGTCGTCCTCGCGGGAGAGTGGGCTCTCGGCAGACTGTGCGCCGTCGGTCGGGACCGCGCGACCGGCGCGGTCTGGGCCGCTGCCAACCCGCGCGGGATGCAAAGTTACGCCGCGGGTCGCTGA
- a CDS encoding aminopeptidase P family protein: MSTDERDTIAPDDSATTTETATPATTNRKQPFPRGFLDTISEGWAERPESTPPQRAQAPYATARRAAVSAAFPGRRLVIPAGSYKQRSNDTDYPFRAHSAFAHLTGWAADAVPDSVLVFDPTDDGHDVTLYLRERADRTTTEFYADATIGEFWIGPRPSLAGVAADLGLATAHVDGFAASEADLVLDEDDDLTRFVSEMRLVKDPFEIAQMRLAVDTTARGFDDIVAELPRIIDTPRGERAIEGVFHLRARTDGNGEGYDTIAASGPHACYLHWTRNDGAVVPGDLVLIDAGVEVDSLYTADITRTLPVSGTFSPIQRKIYETVLEAADAAFRIARPGVRFRALHEAAMEVIAARVSEWGLLPVTADEALDADRGGQHRRYMVHGTSHHLGIDVHDCAQARREMYYDGELQPGMVFTIEPGLYFQIDDLTVPEEYRGIGVRIEDDILMTESGPVNLSADIPRTADDVEAWIARSGVRG; encoded by the coding sequence ATGAGCACCGACGAGCGCGACACGATCGCACCGGACGACAGCGCGACGACGACCGAGACCGCCACCCCCGCGACCACGAACCGCAAGCAGCCGTTCCCGCGGGGCTTCCTCGACACGATCTCCGAGGGCTGGGCGGAGCGTCCCGAGTCGACACCCCCGCAGCGCGCGCAGGCCCCCTACGCCACCGCTCGCCGCGCGGCCGTGTCCGCCGCGTTCCCGGGACGCCGGCTCGTCATCCCCGCGGGCTCCTACAAGCAGCGCTCGAACGACACCGACTACCCGTTCCGCGCGCACTCGGCCTTCGCGCACCTCACGGGGTGGGCTGCCGACGCCGTGCCGGACTCCGTGCTCGTCTTCGATCCCACCGACGACGGACACGACGTCACCCTGTATCTCCGTGAACGCGCCGACCGCACGACGACGGAGTTCTACGCCGATGCCACCATCGGCGAGTTCTGGATCGGTCCGCGCCCCTCTCTCGCCGGCGTCGCCGCCGACCTCGGCCTGGCCACCGCGCACGTCGACGGGTTCGCGGCATCCGAGGCGGACCTCGTCCTCGACGAGGACGACGACCTCACCCGGTTCGTCTCCGAGATGAGGCTCGTGAAGGACCCGTTCGAGATCGCACAGATGCGCCTCGCGGTCGACACCACCGCCCGCGGGTTCGACGACATCGTCGCCGAGCTGCCCCGCATCATCGACACGCCCCGGGGCGAGCGGGCGATCGAGGGCGTCTTCCACCTGCGCGCGCGCACCGACGGCAACGGCGAGGGCTACGACACGATCGCGGCATCCGGTCCCCACGCCTGCTACTTGCACTGGACCCGCAACGACGGAGCGGTCGTCCCCGGAGACCTCGTCCTGATCGACGCGGGCGTCGAGGTCGACAGCCTGTACACCGCCGACATCACGCGGACCCTTCCGGTCTCCGGCACGTTCTCCCCCATCCAGCGGAAGATCTACGAGACGGTGCTGGAGGCGGCGGATGCCGCATTCCGCATCGCCCGCCCGGGCGTGCGGTTCCGCGCGCTGCACGAAGCGGCGATGGAGGTCATCGCGGCACGCGTCTCGGAATGGGGCCTGCTGCCGGTCACGGCCGACGAAGCCCTCGACGCCGACCGCGGCGGCCAGCACCGCCGGTACATGGTGCATGGCACCAGCCACCACCTCGGCATCGATGTCCACGACTGCGCCCAGGCGCGGCGGGAGATGTACTACGACGGCGAGCTGCAGCCCGGGATGGTCTTCACGATCGAGCCCGGACTGTACTTCCAGATCGACGATCTCACCGTTCCCGAGGAGTATCGCGGCATCGGAGTCCGCATCGAGGACGACATCCTCATGACCGAGTCCGGACCGGTGAACCTCTCGGCCGACATCCCCCGTACGGCCGACGACGTCGAGGCGTGGATCGCCCGGTCGGGCGTTCGCGGGTGA
- a CDS encoding endonuclease/exonuclease/phosphatase family protein, translated as MLRLLGILVTIVAAVGAALVTWPQFFRLEREFPFAQLVSLRPVLAVAFAVVALVGLLLCAGRRTRGFGAGIAMVAVLACVANVGVLAWRGLGSTDLPDPTDDSIRVMTWNTAGEATDVDAVVKTAIAMQVDVVALPETNADTGEAIAIAMRERGNPMWVHEENYEGWDATYTTLLISPDLGDYSVVESQSSGTTNTSIVPSVVAMPVDGDGPTIVAVHAVAPRQDDMADWRNDLRWLADQCASENVIMAGDFNATVDHMDRFGTDGGDLGRCIDAARTTGNGAVGTWDTAWPALLGTPIDHVMSTDVWRATGSVVLTSLDGTASDHRPVIVQLEPAG; from the coding sequence GTGCTGCGACTGCTGGGGATCCTCGTGACGATCGTCGCGGCCGTCGGCGCCGCCCTCGTCACCTGGCCGCAGTTCTTCCGCCTCGAGCGCGAGTTTCCCTTCGCCCAGCTGGTCTCCCTGCGCCCCGTCCTCGCGGTGGCCTTCGCCGTCGTGGCTCTCGTGGGTCTTCTCCTCTGCGCCGGTCGCCGCACCCGAGGGTTCGGTGCCGGTATCGCGATGGTCGCGGTGCTCGCCTGCGTGGCCAACGTCGGCGTCCTCGCCTGGCGCGGGCTCGGAAGCACCGACCTCCCCGACCCGACGGACGACAGCATCCGGGTGATGACGTGGAACACGGCGGGCGAGGCGACCGACGTGGATGCCGTGGTGAAAACGGCCATCGCCATGCAGGTCGACGTCGTGGCGCTCCCCGAGACCAACGCCGACACCGGCGAGGCGATCGCGATCGCCATGCGCGAGCGCGGCAATCCGATGTGGGTGCACGAGGAGAACTACGAGGGCTGGGATGCCACGTACACGACGCTGCTGATCTCCCCCGACCTCGGCGACTACTCGGTCGTCGAGTCGCAGTCGTCCGGGACGACCAACACGTCGATCGTCCCCAGCGTGGTGGCGATGCCGGTCGACGGCGACGGTCCCACGATCGTGGCGGTCCACGCCGTCGCGCCGCGGCAGGACGACATGGCCGACTGGCGCAACGACCTCCGCTGGCTGGCAGATCAGTGCGCGAGCGAGAACGTCATCATGGCGGGCGACTTCAACGCGACGGTCGATCACATGGACCGGTTCGGGACCGACGGCGGCGATCTCGGCCGGTGCATCGACGCGGCTCGGACGACCGGCAACGGCGCCGTCGGAACATGGGATACCGCCTGGCCGGCTCTGCTGGGCACGCCGATCGACCACGTGATGTCCACCGACGTGTGGCGCGCCACCGGATCGGTCGTCCTCACCTCGCTCGATGGAACCGCCAGCGACCACCGGCCGGTCATCGTCCAGCTCGAGCCGGCGGGCTGA
- a CDS encoding PHP domain-containing protein: protein MSAGNASPAGHSGPSDLHLHSDHSDGTEPPAEVMAAAHRHGIRTAALTDHDTTAGWAEAADAAVSLGMTFLPGMELSARHEWRSVHVLAYLFDPDGSGLRALTDRIRDSRLTRARRMADRIGRDYDLDWADIVDQTASGATVGRPHIADALVARGHVRDRGEAFGGILHPSSPYYVDLFAPDPVTAVAAVRAAGGVPIIAHPAGRGGLLPDRLLARLIDAGLAGFELGHRENVEPALGRLRSLVSARDLIATGSSDYHGRGKPNLPGEYTTADEMVDRIIALGQGTAPVTP from the coding sequence ATGTCAGCCGGGAACGCATCGCCGGCGGGGCACTCCGGACCGAGCGACCTGCACCTGCACTCCGACCACTCCGACGGCACCGAGCCGCCGGCCGAGGTCATGGCCGCCGCGCACCGCCACGGCATCCGCACCGCCGCTCTCACCGATCACGACACGACGGCGGGATGGGCGGAAGCGGCGGATGCCGCGGTCTCGCTCGGGATGACCTTCCTCCCCGGGATGGAGCTTTCGGCGCGTCATGAGTGGCGCAGCGTGCACGTGCTGGCCTACCTGTTCGACCCGGATGGCAGCGGCCTCCGCGCCCTGACCGACCGGATCCGGGACTCGCGCCTCACGCGCGCCCGCAGGATGGCCGACCGGATCGGACGCGACTACGACCTCGACTGGGCGGACATCGTCGATCAGACGGCGAGCGGGGCGACCGTCGGGCGACCGCACATCGCCGACGCGCTCGTCGCGCGTGGTCATGTGCGTGACCGGGGCGAGGCGTTCGGCGGCATCCTCCATCCCTCCAGCCCCTACTACGTCGACCTGTTCGCGCCCGACCCGGTGACCGCGGTCGCCGCCGTGCGCGCAGCAGGGGGCGTGCCGATCATCGCGCACCCCGCCGGCCGCGGCGGGCTGCTCCCTGATCGGCTGCTGGCTCGCCTGATCGACGCGGGGCTCGCCGGATTCGAGCTCGGTCACCGCGAGAACGTCGAGCCGGCGCTGGGCAGACTGCGCTCCCTCGTGTCCGCGCGAGACCTCATCGCGACGGGATCGAGCGACTACCACGGGCGCGGCAAACCGAATCTGCCGGGGGAGTACACGACCGCCGACGAGATGGTGGATCGCATCATCGCGCTCGGGCAGGGGACAGCGCCCGTCACGCCGTGA